In one window of Rhinopithecus roxellana isolate Shanxi Qingling chromosome 15, ASM756505v1, whole genome shotgun sequence DNA:
- the LOC104656372 gene encoding LOW QUALITY PROTEIN: olfactory receptor 149-like (The sequence of the model RefSeq protein was modified relative to this genomic sequence to represent the inferred CDS: deleted 1 base in 1 codon): MKNLSVVSEFILLGIPHTEGLETVLLVLFLSFYIFTLMGNLLILLAIVSSTRLHNPMYFFLGKLSIFDIFFPSVSSPKMLCYLSGNSRAISYAGCASQLFFYHFLGCTECFLYTVMAYDRFVAICHPLRYIIIMSHRACVILAMGTSFFGCIQATFLTTLTFQLPYCGPNEVDYYFCDIPVMLKLACADTSAPEMVGFISVGLMPLSCFLLILTSYSRIIFSILQIHSAEGRRHAFSTCSAHFTAILLFYMPVVLIYLRPTPSPWLDATVQILNNLVTPMLNPLIYSLRNKEVKSSLRRVLHQLGFLPEQL; this comes from the exons ATGAAGAATCTCTCGGTGGTGTCCGAATTCATCCTGCTGGGCATCCCGCACACAGAGGGTCTGGAGACTGTGCTCTTGGTCCTGTTTTTGTCCTTCTACATCTTCACCCTTATGGGGAACCTGCTCATCTTGCTGGCTATTGTCTCCTCCACTCGGCTTCACAAT CCCATGTACTTCTTCCTGGGCAAGCTGTctatttttgacatatttttccCTTCTGTGAGTTCCCCTAAGATGTTGTGCTATCTTTCAGGGAATAGTCGAGCCATCTCCTATGCAGGCTGTGCATCCCAGCTCTTCTTCTACCATTTCCTGGGCTGCACTGAGTGTTTCCTGTACACGGTGATGGCCTACGACCGCTTTGTTGCCATTTGTCACCCTCTACGCTACATCATAATCATGAGCCACAGAGCGTGCGTCATCCTAGCCATGGGGACCTCATTCTTTGGCTGCATTCAGGCCACCTTTCTGACCACTCTCACCTTCCAATTGCCTTACTGTGGCCCCAACGAGGTGGACTATTATTTCTGTGATATCCCAGTCATGCTGAAGCTGGCTTGTGCAGATACCTCAGCCCCGGAGATGGTGGGGTTCATCAGTGTGGGCCTCATGCCCCTCAGCTGTTTCCTTCTCATCCTCACCTCTTATAGTCGCATCATCTTCTCCATCCTGCAGATTCACTCTGCCGAGGGCCGACGCCATGCCTTCTCCACCTGCAGTGCCCACTTCACTGCCATCCTGCTTTTTTATATGCCAGTGGTCCTCATTTACCTGAGAccaacccccagcccctggtTGGATGCAACTGTTCAGATTCTGAATAACCTGGTCACCCCCATGCTGAACCCCTTAATCTACAGTCTCAGGAATAAGGAGGTGAAATCATCACTAAGGAGGGTCCTACATCAGCTGGGCTTCCTTCCTGAGCAGTTATAG